The Streptomyces noursei ATCC 11455 sequence GGGGAGCCGGAACACCTGAACGGACAGCATGCAGGGCGGTTGCCGCCGGGGCCCGGCCAACGGCAGCGAGCAGGATGGTGTCCTCGGGAACCAGCAACGCGTCGCGGACACGCACCTCCAGGGCGGGTACGTGGTGCGAGGGGCGCACGCCCCAGAACGAGCCGGCTCGATCCGTCACGGCTCCCACCGCGATGAGCCCTTGGACGAGTTCTTCGAAGTGCGCCGAGGACTCGAAGCACGGTGGCGGTCCGGCTACGGGCAGGCGGCCGCACACCATGGCGCGCCAGCTGGCCTATCCCGTGTCCTGGCCGGCCCAGTAGGGCGAGTTCGCCGCCAGTGCACTCAGCGTCGGAAGCCAGGGGCGCATGCGCTCCCACGAGTTGGACGCCGTCCCGTGCCTCGGTCTCACCGCGTGGTGTAGCCCCCGTCGATGACCAGCGGAGAGCCCACGGCGAAGCTTGCGGCGTCCGACAGCAACCAGACGATCGCGTTGGCGATCTCCTCGGGCCGGGCGATGCGGCCGATGGGATGGGCGGCCGCGGTCTGATCCATCAGATCGGGATTGAGCGCCGAGAACCGCTGCACCATCGGGGTGTCGATGCCTCCCGGCAGCACCGCGTTGACCCGCACCCCTTGATCGATGAACTCCAGCGCGGCGGACCGGGTCAGTCCGAGGACCGCGTGTTTGGAAGCCACGTAGAAGGCCACTCCGGCCGCGGCGGTGGTACTGAAGCCCGACGCGGTGTTGACCACGGCCCCACCGCCCGCGGCGACGATGTGCGGCAGGGTGTGCTTCATCCCCAGCCACACGCCCTTGACGTTGGTGTCCATCACCTCGTGGAAAACGGCCTCGGACTGTCGTGTGAGGGGGGCCGCCTGTTGGGTGACCCCGGCGTTGTTGACGCCGTAGTGCAGTGCTCCGAACTCCTTGAGCGTCTGCCGGACCATCGCCTGCACCTGGTCCTCGCGGCGGACATCGGTGGCGACGAAGATGCCCCCACCACCGGTTTCCTCCACCATCGCCAGCGTCTTGTGGCCTTCCTCGACGTTGATGTCCGCGAGCGCGACCTGGACGCCTCGTTCGGCCAGCGCCAGGGCGGTGGCCCGGCCCACCCCGGTCGCAGCGCCAGTGATCACCGCGACCTTGTTCGCGAACTCGCTCATGTCCGTGTCTCCTTCAGCCTTGGGCTCTTCCGCTTCGGAGATCAGCCTGCTGCCACTCGGCCCGCCGGTGCTTGAACCCGACCGCGCCCCTGTGGTGAACGAAACCGACGGACACTCTCGCCCGGATACCGCGGAAAGCCGTCCGTCGCGAGGGTCAGGACCTTCGGAGTTCGCTGGGCGTCACGTTCAAGGCACGTCGCAGGGTGCGTGTCAGGTGTGCGTGGTCGGCAAAGCCGGTGGCGGCCGCGATGTCTGCCACAGTGCGGGCGGTGCCCAGCAGCAGACACCGCGCCTCCTCCACCCGCAGACGCGTCAGATACCGGTGCGGGGTGTCTCCGGTCGCCCGTCGGAAGCAGCGAGTGAAATGGTCCGGGCTGTACCCGGCCGACGCGGCGAGTTCGACCACCGATACCCCCTCCGCCAGTCGCGAGCGCATCAACTCCGTCGCGGCGGACACTTGTCGGGCGCTGAGCGCGCCGGACGGTTCCCGCACGGCAGGCCGGACGGAGAAGTCCTGATGCAGCAGGGACGCCACCGCCAGCGCCAGCGTGTCGAGCAGCGTGGTGCCGTGACGTCCGCCTTGACGCGCTTCAGCCGACACCGCGGTCATCAGGGCAGCGAGCTGCGGGCTGCTTTCCCCGACCGCACCGCGCAGCACCAGGTCGTCCCGTCCGGTCAGCAGCGCGAGCCGCTGGTCGTCCAGGGTCAGGTTCAGGTAGTGCGAGTGCGCCCGGATCCGATGCGTGATGGGGTGACCTGCCGGATTCACCCAGACCGACCCGGGTGGCATGGTGACGATCCGGGGCCGGCCACCCACCACCCGCTCGAACACCAACGGCTCGGCGTCCAGATTCAACGCCACCATATGCTGCTCGACGACCAGGTCCGTCACCTCCCAGCCGGGCATCCGGCCGCCCTCCACCGCGATCCCACGCCACCCCAGCGCGCCACTGGACACGTCCAGGACGGCCCGTTCATGTGCAGCGACCGGCACCCCGTCCCCCACGCGCCGGAACTCGATCGCGCTACCGGACGACGGTGAAATGCGAGCAGCCCCATCGAACGACGTCACGCCGCCCATCTTGCCACCCGACGTGGCCAACAGGCGTAATCCGTCGAGGCGTTGCGGCGCCGGCCAGGCGGTCGAGCCCGACGGGTTCGATCCCCAACAACGTCGGCCCGCTGCCCCGGCGTTCGGTGGCCGGTCGCCGCACCAACCGGACGACCGGAACGTCGGGCGGCGGGGCTCGGTGCCGCACTGCACCGGTATGCCGCGGCGGCGCGTCGCCAAAGCGGCACGACGACTTGGCGGTGGCGGCACCGCTGCACGCCCCCAGTGCAGCGCGTGGGCTGGGCTGCTTCGCCGACAGCAGAACCGGGATCTTGGGACGTGGAGGGGGAGTTTTTTGGGGCAGGGTGCCACGGTCCTGCCGGCAGGACCGGGTTCCCGCGGTATTGACCGGACGAGATCAGGAGTCAGCGCATGTCCGCAGCATTCGCCGTCCCGGCGACCCATCGAGAGGTTCACCTCCTCACCCGTCCCACGGGTGTGCCGTCCGAGGAGCACTTCGCCGTCGTGGAGGCCCCGGTGCCCGTGCCGGGGCCGGGCCAGGTGCTCGTCCGCACGACCACACTGGCCGTCCTCACCATCATGAGCGAACTGATCCGTGGCCGCGGCGAGTTGCCGATGCGGCCGTTCGACGTCGGCGCCTGCGTGCCGGGGCCCGGTATCGGAGAGGTCGTGGACGCGGGCGACAGCGGTCTGCGGGTGGGGGATCTGGTTGCCAGTCAGACCGGTGGCTGGCGGGAGTACGCGGCGCTGGACGCCCAGGCCGTCCAGCGCCTGGACCCAGGTGCGATGCCCTACCCGGCCGCGCACCTCTCGCAAGGCGCCGCGGCCTACCTGGGTGTCGTGCGTGCCGGTGAAGTCCGCCAGGGCGACACGGTGTTCGTGACCAGCGCGGCCGGTGGTGTGGGCTCCCTGGCCGGGCAGATCGCCAGGCTGCGCGGCGCGGCCCGGGTCATCGGCTCCACCAGCTCACCGCGCAAGGCCGACATCCTGACGAAGGAACTGGGCTACGACGCCGTGGTGCTGCGCAACGCCGGCTCCCTCGACGAACAACTGCGGGCCGCCGCGCCGGACGGGCTCGACGTGGTCGTCGACAACGTGGGTGGCGAGCAGCTGAAGTCGGCGATGGCGTTGGCCCGACGCGGGGCGCGCATCGCGTTGATCGGCGCGCTGGCCGGGCAGTTGGGCGACTCGGCCGTCACGGAGATCGACCCCCATGCCCTCATCTCGGGCGGCGTCACGTTGCGGGGCGCGGCGCTCTTCGATCACCTCGACATCATCCCTGAGTGGACCGACTTCTTCGCCCGCGCACTGCGGGACGGCACGCTCACCTTCCCCCGCACCGTGCTGAACGGGCTCGACCAGGCACCGCGCGCACTGCGGGAGCTGGTGGAGGGCCGGCACACAGGTGCGGTGCACGTGGAGCTCTGACCCGCTTCCAGGCGACGTTCCGACGCTGGGCCACTCCGCCTGGGCCGTGCCGCTCTCGCGGGCCCCCTGCTATGGTGCGCCGATGTCATCGATCAGGCAGGTCCAAGTCACTTTCGACTGCGCTGAACCTGAGCGCGTCGCTCGTTTCTGGTGCGAGGTGTTGGGGTACGTCGTACCGCCGCCACCGGAGGGGTTCGCCACGTGGGACGCCTACGATCGTTCGCTGCCGCCTGAGCGTCAGGGTTCAGCGTTCGCCTGCAAGGATCCCTCAGGTGTGGGCCCGCGACTGTTCTTTCAGCGCGTTCCCGAGGGAAAGGTCGTCAAGAACCGGGTGCATCTCGACGTGCGGGTCGGCACCGGACTGGTGGGCGAAGAGCGCCTGGCCGCGCTTGAGGCCGAGTGCACACGACTGGTCGCGCTCGGTGCGGTCCGCGTGCAACTGCTGCCTGCCGATGGCGTCGATGAGTCCTGCATCGTGATGCAGGACATCGAGGGCAACGAGTTCTGTCTCGACTGAGGCCGGACGCGGTGAAGCGCTGCGGCGCAGGCTAATGGTTCGACCGGGGCGCGTCCTCGTGAGCTGAGGCGGGCAACGATGCCGGGGGAACCTGGTAGGAAGTGGTCCGGTAGCGGCTGCGGAATTCGGCCAGCAGTTCATCGGTCGCTTCGGCCCCGGCGCTCACCGCGGCGTGGACGTCGCGGAAGTAGTCCTCGTAGCCGGCGGGAGTGTAGAGACACAGGGCGCGTGCGAGGGTCGGGCCCGCATTGCGGAAGCCGTGCGGGGTGCCGCGGGTCGCGGCGAGCAGATGCCCGGGACCGGCCGTCACCTCGCCGTCCCCGGTGTGCAGCGTCAACTCGCCCTCCAGGACGTAGAAGTACTCGTCGTGCCCCTCGTGCACATGCGGTCTGGCGCCGATCGCTCCAGGGGCGAGGCTGAACTCCTCGAAGGCGAAGTGCCCGCCCGTGTGTTCGCCGGTCAACCGGAAGAAGTGCGCGACACCGGCGACGTCTATGAGCTCACCGTCCCCGGGGCGACGCAGCAGCGCACGGGCGGGAATTCGGGACTGGTCATCGGTCATGGGGGCATTGTGGCGCACTGCCCAACACCGCATACGTGAATGCTGGTTGATCGCCGACACCGCAACGAAGGGCACCGTCTCGCCGAGCCGCCTACTCCACCGCGTACAGCAGCCTGTACTCGGCGCCGTCCGCCCTGAAGCGCAGAGTGCGCTCGCCCGGCGTGTCCGTGATCCACTGCTCCCCGAGCTTGCCGTCCCCGCCCGAGGTGCCGGCCTCCCCGAGCGAGACGGCGATCGTCCCCGTGAAGTCGCAGTCGTACTTGACGGTGTACATCCGATCTCCCAGCACCGTTCCGTTCCACACGGTGCCGCGGTCCTGGACGACGAGCCTCGGTTCATCGAAGCCGCTCCAGCCCTCGGTCGTGACGCACTTGAGCTTCTCCAGATACAGCTTGGCCATACCGTCCCCTGCGCAGGTTCCTTCTCGACGCTCCACATCCTGCCGAGCCGCAATAAACGATCACTAAACATCTCGCCAGTGCGGAGGTTGCGGCCCGTGCCATACCGGGGGGGTCCGCACAGATACACATCGTGCTCCGGCAGGTCCGGGACGAGGTCGCGCAGGGCGCGCGGCGCCAGCGGGGCGTAGGGGCCGTCTCCAGCGCTCCTGCGAGGACGGTCGGTGCACACTGACCACCGCGGGCCGGGCGACGCACCCGGGCGCGGCGCCGCCGGCGGGGGACCGGTCCTAGGGCGCATCGGACGGATCTCCGCGGCGCCTGGCACGCGCCCTAGCCGCCCAGGAACGCCGCGACCAGGCCGCCGGCCTCCGCGCGGCGCTCGTGGAAGTAGGCGTGCCGGGCACCGCGGAAGAGGTGTGTCCTGGCGTCCGGGATGCGGGCGGCGAGCAGCGGGACGTTGTCCGGCGGGGTGAGCTGGTCCTGGTCGCCGTGGAGGATCAGGGTGGGCGCGCCGATGTCGGGGAGCGCGTCCCAGGCATCGTGCGCGTTGCTGGCCACCAGGTGTCCGCGGCGGGCGTGCGGGGGCATGTGGGGGTCGCCGAGGGTCGGGTAGGGGCCGGGGTGGTCGGCGCGCCAGGCGGGGGAGTACATCAGGTCCACCAGGGTCCGGCGCGCGGTCTCCGGGTCGGGGTGGGCCAGGGCGCGCCGCACGGAAGCGTCGCGTTCCACGGCGTACGGGCCGCCCGGGGAGGTGCAGCCCAGGACGAGCCGCCGGACCCGCTCGGGGTACCGTGCGGCGACCCACTGGGCGACCCGGCCGCCCATGGAGGTCCCGTAGACGTCGGCCCGCTCGACACCCGAGGCGTCGAGCACCGCGATGACGTCGTCCGCGAACTGCCGTGTGGAGTAGCCGTCCTGCGGTGCTTCGCTGTCACCGGTGCCGCGGTAGTCGAGGGTGATCGTGGTGTGCGTGCCGTGGAAGTCCGCCCGCACCGGGTCCCACCAGTGGTGGTTGTTGGCCTGCCCGGACAGCAGGACGAGGGGGTGTCCCGTGCCCCGGCGCTGGTAGGCGAGCCGGGTGCCGTCGGCGGCGCGGGCGAGGTCGGGAACGTGCGGGGCGTTGTCGGTCATGGGCCTTTCTCCGGGTCCGGCGAGGGCGGCCGGGCGCCGGCGGGCCGGCCGGCCGGGCGGGCCGGGCCACGCGCGCGGTCGTCGAACACCGTCCGCCCCGGCCGTCCGTCCCCCGCATGGCGGCATCCCCCGTTGCCCGCTCCTCGCTGCTCGCGTGAGCATGCACGAGGGTATCCGGTCGAACGGGGCGCGTTCCGGCCGCAGTCGAGGCCCCGGTGGAGACAAGGAGTGTCACGGATGAGCACCCTCGATGTCCTCTCGGAGGACGAGCAGAGCGTCGTCGGCACGGTGCACGACTTCGTCGACAAGGACGTCAAACCCGTCGTCCGGGAACTGGAGCACGGCGACATCTACCCCGAGGCGCTGATCGAGCGGATGAAGCGGCTCGGCGTCTTCGGTCTCGCCGTCCCCGAGGAGTACGGCGGAACGCCCGTCTCCACCCCGTGCTACGTCCTGGTCACCGAGGAGTTGGCGCGCGGCTGGATGAGCCTGGCCGGGGCGATGGGCGGCCACACCGTCGTCGCCAAGCTGCTGGTGCGCTACGGCACCGAGGAGCAGAAGCGCCGCTATCTGCCGAAGATGGCCACCGGCGAGATCCGGGCCACCATGGCGCTGACCGAACCGGGCGGGGGCTCCGACCTCCAGGCCCTGCGCACGGTCGCCCGCAAGGACGCGCGCGGCGGGGGCTACCTGATCAACGGGACGAAGACCTGGATCACCAACTCCCGCCGCTCGCAACTGATCGCGCTGCTGTGCAAGACCGACCCGACCGCCGCCCCCGCGCACCGGGGCATCTCCCTCCTCCTTGTCGAGCACGGCCCCGGGCTCACCGTCTCCCGGGACCTGCCCAAGCTCGGCTACAAGGGCGTGGAGAGCTGCGAGCTGTCGTTCGAGGACTGCCGGGCGCCGGACGACGCCCTGCTGGGCGGCGTCGAGGGCAAGGGTTTCGGCCAGATGATGAAGGGCCTGGAGACCGGCCGGCTCCAGGTCGCCGCCCGGGCCCTCGGCGTCGGACGCGCGGCCCTGGAGGACGCCCTCGCCTACGCCCGGCAGCGCGAGGCGTTCGGCAAGCCGATCTGGCAGCACCAGTCCATCGGCAACTACCTCGCGGACATGGCCACGTCGCTCACCGCGGCCCGTCAGCTCACCCTGTACGCGGCGCGCGAGGCGGACGCCGGCCGAAGGGTGGACATGGAGGCCGGCATGGCCAAGCTCTTCGCGTCCGAGACCGCCCTGCAGATCGCCCTCAACGCGGTGCGGATCCACGGCGGTTACGGCTATTCCGCCGAGTTCGACGTGGAGCGGTACTTCCGTGACGCGCCGCTGATGATCGTGGGTGAGGGCACCAACGAGATCCAGCGCAATGTGATCGCCGGCCAGCTGGTCAAGCGCGGCGGCCTCGACGCGTGAGCGGAGAGAGGACGTGAGTGGGGGAGGGCGGCAGAGGGGGGAGGGCGTCGGCGCGCCCGCGGGGGCGGGGGGCTGCCCGATTCAGACGCCTGCCGTCAGCCCCTTGCGGAAGACCGTGGAACTGCGCCTGACCGTCATGCCCACCCGCAGGTACAGGGTGAGCGCGCCGGTGTCCGAGTGGGTCCACAGGGTGCAGGTCCGCCGGCCCTGTCGGTGGAAGGCGCGGAAGGCGTGGCGCAGCAGGAGGCGGGCCACGCCCCGGTTGCGGTGGTCGCGGTGGACCGCGACCTGCTCCAGAAGGCCCTCGCCCGTGTCGTGCAGGTCCAACGACATGACGGCGCCGACGAGTTGGCCGTCGACGAAGGCGAGCGGCGACATGGCGGGCGCGAAGGTGGGCCGGTCGACGGTGTGCCGGGCCCATTCCTCGTACGGCATGCGGCGCGGTTGCCATGCGGCGAAGGCGTCCTCGACGAGCCGGTGCGCGGCGTGCTCGTCGCCGGCGCGGAACGGCCGGATCGTGACGCCCGGGGGCGGCTCGGGCAGCTCGGGCGCCTCCGGCTCGTCGGGCATCGTGAACTCCAGCAGCCAGGCGGTCACCAGCGGCGCGTACCCGCGCGACCGCAGCAGTGCGACGGCGTGCGCGTCGTCGTCCGGCACGGTCTGGACGATCCCCTCGCTCCCGGCCCGGCGGGCCCGGGCCTCGGCCCAGTCCAGCAGCGCGGCCCCCAGGCCGCGACCCCGGTGCACGGGGTGGACGTCCACCTCGGAACGCCGGTTCACCCAGGCCCGGGCGGCCAACCGGCCCACCCCGTCATGGACCAGCAGGGTGTCCGACTCCGGCACCAGGCCCGGCCTGTTGAAGTCCGCGGCGATGCCGCCGGGGTCGGTCTGCGCCCGGCCGTGCAGTGCGCGCTCGCACTCCGCGACCAGGCGGTGGATGGCCGGCACGTCGTCGGCGGTCGCCGGCCGCCCCTGGTAGCCGGCCGGCAGCGCCGGCGTGGGTTCAGGCATCCGCGGAGACTACTGCCGATGCGAACGGGCCCGCCATGGCATCACTCCGCTTCGGGGCCGGCGCCGGTGCCGGAGCCGCTGATGGAGTCGGAACTGCTGATGGAGTCGGAGCTGCTGGTGACGTCGGAGTCGGCGGCGGTGCGGCCGGCCAGTCGTTCGTAACGCTGCCGGGCGGCCTGCGGGGTGCCCAGGCCGAGGCCGAAGGAGATCTCCTGCCAGGTCATGCCGCGGCCGCGCGCCATCTGGAGGAGTCCGGTTTCCAGTTCGTCCATGTCGCCGCGCGCCATGGGCACCAGGCTCAGCGCGGCGGTGATGTCGGCGCGGTCCACCTCCGCTTCGCCGTCGTGGAGTTCGGCGGCGCCGCTGAGCAGGAACGAGACGATCCGGACGGCTTCGTGGGGGCCGATGAGCGAGGGGTGGACCTGGCGGCGGCGCTGCTCGTCGGTGGCCGCATGGCGTTCGGCGATGCGGAAGAGGGCGGCGTGGGCGCGGTGCGCGCGGGCCTGGCCGGGATCGGGGGGAGTGAACGGGTCGGCCGGACGGGCGGATGCGGGCTGCTGCTCCGATGTCGATGACATGCCGTCAGAGTGCCCTCTCGCGCACCTCGTTGTCAATGAGATGTTGTGAACGGACTGTTCAAGTGAGTCGTTCGGTGAGGACGTTGGAGGCCGCCCCGGTCATCCGCACCGTAGAAACGCGCCGGGGCGCTGCTGCCGACGCCCCTGCCGCTGCCGCGCTCACCGCGGGCGGTCCCGGCCCTGGCGTCCGTCCGGCGGGTCGGGGGCGGGCAGACCCTGGGCCGCCGTGTGGAAGAGGGCCGCTGCCCCGCATCCCGCCGACCGGGCGGCTGCCCGGCATCCCGGTGCTGGCCGCCGGGCCGGCCCGGGACCGCGTCCGGATGCCCGTTCGGTTCCCCGGCCCTACCCTCGGGGTATGCCGGGTCTTCGCGGATCCCTCGCGGTGCTGGCGGCGGGTGCGCTGTCCGGCGCCCTGGCCGGGATTCCGGCCGCGGTGGCGTCCCCCGGCCCGGACCCGGCCGCCGCCGGCCCGGACCTCACCCGCTTCTACGCGCAGCGGCCGGCCTGGCAGCCCTGTCCGGCGGGCTTCCCCGGCACCGGACCGTCCCCGTCCTCGCACGGCTCGCCGCCACCGACCGGCGCCGCGCCGCCGTCCGCCGGCGCGCGCCGCTTCCAGTGCGCCCGGCTGGAGGTCCCGCGCGACTACGCCCACCCCGAGCGCGGCACGCTGCGCGTGCAACTGGTCCGGCTGCCGGCGACCGGGCCCGGCAAGCGGCTCGGTTCGCTGGTCATCAACCCCGGCGGCCCCGGCGACTCGGGCGTGAACTACCTCGTCGGCAACAGCGACGGCTTCGCTCACCTCGGCCAGCGCTACGACCTGGTGAGCTTCGACCCGCGCGGCACCGGCCACACCGAACCGATCTCCTGCGGCACCGGCTACACCCCGGCCGGCGGCACCGGCGCGGACAGCCTCGGCGCCAACGAGAAGCGCATCAACGAAGCCTGCGGCCGGTACTCCGGCGAGCTGCTGCCCTGGGTCGGCACCCCCGACGTCGCCCGGGACATGGACGTCCTGCGGTCCGCCGTCGGCGACCGCAAGCTCAACTACCTGGGCTTCTCCTACGGCACCCGGCTCGGCTCGGTCTACGCTCACACCTTCCCCCGCACCGCCGGCCGGTTGGTGCTGGACAGCGTCGAGGATCCGACCAAGAACACCTGGCAGACCGCGGTCGCCCAGGCCCGCGGCTTCCAGCGGGTGCTCGACGACTTCGCCACCGACTGCGTGCACACCGGCCACTGCCCGATGGGCTCCGAAGACGCGACCGTACGACGGCAACTCACCGATTGGTACCAGAAGTTGACGGACCATCCGCTGAAGGTGCGGGGCACGCAGGTCGACGGCACGGCCTATGTCTACGCGCTGCGGCAGTCCCTCTACAGCCGGGACAGCTGGCCCGCCCTGCGGGACGCCCTGGCGCAGCTGCGCGACGGGGACGGGTCCGGGATCCTCCAGCTGAGCGGCAACGGGGGCGGCAGCACCGGCACCGCCGCCCGTCGCCCCGGGCTCGCCGCGACCGCGGCGATGCCCTCCCAGGACCAACTGGCCCTCCGGGCGATCAGCTGCCGGGACACCTCCGAGCGCTACGGCCCCGCCGACTTCCCGCGCGCCCAGCGCGAACTCACCCAGGCGTCCCCGCTCTTCGGCCCGGACATCGCCCCGACACTGCTGGACTGCTACGGCTGGCCCGTCCCGGGCGACGACTCCTCCCGCGACGTGGCCGCCCACGACGCACCGCCGGCCCTGCTCGTCGCCACCACCGACGACCCGGCCACACCGTACGAGGGCGCCGCGCACATGGCCCGGGCGCTGGGCAACGGCAGCGTGGTGCTGACGTACCACGGCGAGGGACACGCCGCGTACCCCTCCGGCAACCCGTGCGTGCGGCAGAAGGTGGACGCGTTCCTGATGGACGGGGTGCTGCCGGTGGGCGGCACGGGCTGTCGCTGACCGGCCACGGTCGCCCGGTCGCCGCCCGCGGCGCCCGGCCCGTACGCCCGGCCCGGCGTGGGCCTCATCCCGCCTTCCGGCCGCGGCCGGTGGCCCGCTTGGCCGCCGCGGTCTTCCGGGCGGTTCCCGCGGTCTTCCGGGCCGTGCCCGCGGCCTTCTGCGCGCCGCTGCCCCTGGCCGCCGCGGTCGTCTTCTTCCCGGCCGGGGAACCGGCCTTCGCCGTCCCCGTCCCTGTCCCCGTCCCCGTGCCCGCCGCCGTGGCCTTGGCGGGCTTGCGCTGCGCGGTCCTGCCAGCCGCCGCGGTCTTGCCCGCGGCGGCGGTCTTCCGGGAAGCGGTCTTGCGGGCCGCCGTCCTCGTCGCCGTACGGCCGGTCGGGCGCCCGTCGCCGCTGCCGTCCGCCTCCGCCGCCTCGTCGAGCTCGCCGCGGGCCCGCTTCGCGGCCCGCACGCTGTCCTGGAGCGCCGCCATCAGGTCCATCACCCGGCCCGCCGGCGGCTCCTCGCCGGCCTCGAACTCGGGCTCGCGGTGCGCGAGCTTGGCCGCGACGATCTCCTCCAGGGCCTCCCGGTAGTGGTCGTGCACGTCCTCCTCGGACAGCCCGCCGAAGGAGTCCATCAGCGTCTCCGCCGCCCGTACCTCGGCGGCGGCGACCTTGACCTCCCGGTCCGGGAGGACACCGGTCATCGGACGGATCTGGTGCGGCCACAGCAGCACCTGCATGACCAGCACGTCCTCCACCGGCCGGATCATGGCCAGGGTCTCCCGGCCGTGCAGCGCGATCTTGCCCAGGCCCACCCGCCGGTGCCGCTCCATCGCGTCCCGCAGCAGGGCGTAGGGCTTGGCCGCCGCGGGGCCGTCGGCGCCCAGGTAGTAGCCCTTGCCGATCTGGAGCGGATCGATGTCGCCGCCGGCGACGAAGGCCAGGATGGTCAGGGTCCTGGCGGTCGGCAGCGGCAGCGCGTCCAGGTCGTCGTCGGTCAGCGGGACGATGGTGTCGTCGTCGGTCCGGTAGCCGCGGCCGATCTCGTCGGGGGAGACCTCGGTGCCTTCGAGGGAGCAGACCGGCTGGTTGCGGACCCGTCCGCCGTCCGCCGTGTGGATCCGCACGAAGCTGACCGAGGCGGCGGCGTCGGTGGCGTTGTAGGCGGCCACCGGGATCGTGACCAGGCCGAAGCTGAGGGAGAACTTCGCGGTGGGGCGCATGGGAGCCGCCTTCGTGGTGCGGTTCGGTGCCGTACCAGCCTAGGTCGGGTCCGCGACGTCCCGCCTGCCGGCCGACGCCGACCACCCGGACGCCCGACCACCCGTACGCCGGACCGTCGGGCGCCGACCACCCGGACGCCCGAGCATTCCGGCCGGGCCGACCGGGTACCCCGCACGCAGTGGTCGGCCGTGCCGCTGCGCGGTCGCTCGTTCCGCGCCGCCCCGAGCGCCCGGACGCCGCGCCGACCCGCCCCCCGCCCGAACCCCGGAGGCACCCGATGAGCCCGCGCCCCGCCCACCAGGACCTCGTCCGGGCCCTGCTGGACCGCCACGGACGGACCTACGCCGCCGAGGCCGGGATCCGTCTGCGCGACACCCCGCAACCGCTCTACCAGCTCCTGGTCCTCGCCGACCTGCTCGGTGCGCGGATCCGCGCCTCGGTTGCGGTGGCGGCGGCCCGCGCCCTGTTCCACGCCGGGCTGGGCACGCCCCGGCGGATGGCCGACGCGCCCTGGCGGCAGCGGGTCGAGGCGCTCGGCGCGGGCGGCTACCGCCGCTACGACGAGAGCACCGCCACCCGCCTCGGCGACGGGGCGCGGCTCCTGCTGGACCGCTACGGCGGCGATCTGCGGCGGATGCGGGAGGCGGCCGACGGCGACCTCGGGGCGCTGCGCGGCGCGCTCCAGGAACTGCCGGGCGTCGGGCCGGCCGGATCCGGCATCTTCGTCCGCGAAGTGCAGGGCGTATGGCCGGAGTTCGCCCCGTACCTCGACGCCAAGGCCCTCCAGGGCGCCCGGCGGTTGGGGCTGCCGGAGGACCCGGACCGGCTGCGCCGGCTGGTGCCCGCGGCCGGGACCGCCGCGCTGGCCTCGGCGCTGGTGCGCGCGGCGCTGGACCCGTCGGTGGCCGAGGAGGTGCGGGAACGGGCCGGGCAGTTCGCCTGACGGACCGTCAAGAAGCGGGCGGGGCAGGCGAGAACGGTCGGCGGGGGGCGGCCGGAAGCGGACGGTGGCGGCCGGTCTCGGCGAAGGAGCGGCGGTCACCCCGTCCAGGTCCACTCCGCGACGTCCGGCAGGTCCGTGCCGTGCTCCCGGATCCAGGCGTGGTGCCGGGTCCGGACGTCCGCC is a genomic window containing:
- a CDS encoding glucose 1-dehydrogenase, yielding MSEFANKVAVITGAATGVGRATALALAERGVQVALADINVEEGHKTLAMVEETGGGGIFVATDVRREDQVQAMVRQTLKEFGALHYGVNNAGVTQQAAPLTRQSEAVFHEVMDTNVKGVWLGMKHTLPHIVAAGGGAVVNTASGFSTTAAAGVAFYVASKHAVLGLTRSAALEFIDQGVRVNAVLPGGIDTPMVQRFSALNPDLMDQTAAAHPIGRIARPEEIANAIVWLLSDAASFAVGSPLVIDGGYTTR
- a CDS encoding helix-turn-helix domain-containing protein, with the protein product MGGVTSFDGAARISPSSGSAIEFRRVGDGVPVAAHERAVLDVSSGALGWRGIAVEGGRMPGWEVTDLVVEQHMVALNLDAEPLVFERVVGGRPRIVTMPPGSVWVNPAGHPITHRIRAHSHYLNLTLDDQRLALLTGRDDLVLRGAVGESSPQLAALMTAVSAEARQGGRHGTTLLDTLALAVASLLHQDFSVRPAVREPSGALSARQVSAATELMRSRLAEGVSVVELAASAGYSPDHFTRCFRRATGDTPHRYLTRLRVEEARCLLLGTARTVADIAAATGFADHAHLTRTLRRALNVTPSELRRS
- a CDS encoding MDR family NADP-dependent oxidoreductase, coding for MSAAFAVPATHREVHLLTRPTGVPSEEHFAVVEAPVPVPGPGQVLVRTTTLAVLTIMSELIRGRGELPMRPFDVGACVPGPGIGEVVDAGDSGLRVGDLVASQTGGWREYAALDAQAVQRLDPGAMPYPAAHLSQGAAAYLGVVRAGEVRQGDTVFVTSAAGGVGSLAGQIARLRGAARVIGSTSSPRKADILTKELGYDAVVLRNAGSLDEQLRAAAPDGLDVVVDNVGGEQLKSAMALARRGARIALIGALAGQLGDSAVTEIDPHALISGGVTLRGAALFDHLDIIPEWTDFFARALRDGTLTFPRTVLNGLDQAPRALRELVEGRHTGAVHVEL
- a CDS encoding VOC family protein; translated protein: MSSIRQVQVTFDCAEPERVARFWCEVLGYVVPPPPEGFATWDAYDRSLPPERQGSAFACKDPSGVGPRLFFQRVPEGKVVKNRVHLDVRVGTGLVGEERLAALEAECTRLVALGAVRVQLLPADGVDESCIVMQDIEGNEFCLD
- a CDS encoding cupin domain-containing protein; this translates as MTDDQSRIPARALLRRPGDGELIDVAGVAHFFRLTGEHTGGHFAFEEFSLAPGAIGARPHVHEGHDEYFYVLEGELTLHTGDGEVTAGPGHLLAATRGTPHGFRNAGPTLARALCLYTPAGYEDYFRDVHAAVSAGAEATDELLAEFRSRYRTTSYQVPPASLPASAHEDAPRSNH
- a CDS encoding alpha/beta fold hydrolase, with product MTDNAPHVPDLARAADGTRLAYQRRGTGHPLVLLSGQANNHHWWDPVRADFHGTHTTITLDYRGTGDSEAPQDGYSTRQFADDVIAVLDASGVERADVYGTSMGGRVAQWVAARYPERVRRLVLGCTSPGGPYAVERDASVRRALAHPDPETARRTLVDLMYSPAWRADHPGPYPTLGDPHMPPHARRGHLVASNAHDAWDALPDIGAPTLILHGDQDQLTPPDNVPLLAARIPDARTHLFRGARHAYFHERRAEAGGLVAAFLGG
- a CDS encoding acyl-CoA dehydrogenase family protein, which encodes MSTLDVLSEDEQSVVGTVHDFVDKDVKPVVRELEHGDIYPEALIERMKRLGVFGLAVPEEYGGTPVSTPCYVLVTEELARGWMSLAGAMGGHTVVAKLLVRYGTEEQKRRYLPKMATGEIRATMALTEPGGGSDLQALRTVARKDARGGGYLINGTKTWITNSRRSQLIALLCKTDPTAAPAHRGISLLLVEHGPGLTVSRDLPKLGYKGVESCELSFEDCRAPDDALLGGVEGKGFGQMMKGLETGRLQVAARALGVGRAALEDALAYARQREAFGKPIWQHQSIGNYLADMATSLTAARQLTLYAAREADAGRRVDMEAGMAKLFASETALQIALNAVRIHGGYGYSAEFDVERYFRDAPLMIVGEGTNEIQRNVIAGQLVKRGGLDA